The nucleotide sequence CCCCCCGTCTCAACCGCCCGGCCCCCCGGCCGGTGGTCGTCAGCGCCTGGCGCGGGCCCGTGCCAGGGCGAGGGCGGTGCCGCCCGCGGCCAGCAGCACGGCGGCGCCGCCCGCCAGGTACGGCGTCTTGGAACTGCCGCCCGTCTCCGCCAGGTTCTCCGGTGCGGCGGCGCTCTGCGGCTTCAGATCGGGCTGCGCCTCCTCCTCGGCCTTCGCGGGCTCCGGCGCCGCCTCCTCGGGCTCGTCCGGTGTCTCACAGGTCGCCTCGGCGATGGTGAGGGAGCCCTGGACGTCGGCGACGTTCAACTTCAGTGGATTGACCGACACGTTGAGCGCGAGGGCGGTCGCCGCCGCCGTACGGGACGTGGTCCGCGTCTTCGACAGGTCGAGCGTCACCTCGCCGACTCCCGGTACGGAGACGCGTGTCGGGCCGCCGGCGGAGACCGTGACCCGCTTGCCGAGCACGGTCACGTCACCGAGCAGATTCGATTCGGCGGTGGGCTTCTCGCCGACGGCGCAGACCGCCTTGGAGGTCACCTGCTGGACCTCGATGAGGGAGAGCAGCGGCAGCCCCGGCACATGCACCTTGGCGTGGGCGAGGTTGGCGTACCCCTCGGCCTTGTGCTCGTCGACGGTGGCCTTGGACGTGGCCACGTCGGCCCGCAGCACACTGAAGGCCTTGCCCTTGTCGACTCCGTCCAACTCGACGCTGAGCGCGGTCTTGTCGGCGCTCGCCGGGGCCTTCACCTCGTTGAGGGACGCGTTCAGCGGCACGTCGACGGTCTTGTTGAGCAGGGACACGTCGAGGCTCGTCCTGAGCACGGAGGCGCTCGCACTGCCGTCGCCCTCGACGCCGGTGGCCTGGGCGGGCGCGGCGAGGAGCACGGGGCCTGCCGTCAGCGCCACGGCGGCGGCGACAGCGGCGCAGCGGCGTGCGGGCAGGCTGAAGGTGTTGCTGTTCAAGATGGTGGAACCCCCACAAGAGATTTGGCGTCGCCGACCGGCCGACACGGGGACACGAGGCGGCGGCGACCGAGACATCCGGATTCTTTACGCACGAAGAGTGAACCGGCAGTCACCTGACGTCAGTTCACTCCAAAGTGGGGTTTCCGTGCTTTCATTCGATTCTTGTGGCACGTGAGTTCCCTCACGTCACTCCATCAGGGCCGTCAGCGCACCACATGTCCGTCGAGGACGATCCGGCGCGGCGCCGCCAGTACCCGTACGTCGGCGCGCGGGTCCTCGTCGTACACCACCAGATCGGCCGGAGCGCCCTCTTCGAGCACCGGGCGGCCCAGCCAGCGCCTGGCAGCCCAGGCCGTCGCCGAAAGGGCGTCCAGAGCCGGGATACCGGCCTTCACCAACTCCGCCACCTCGGCGGCGACCAGACCGTGGGCCAGCGAGCCGCCGGCGTCCGTGCCGACGAAGACCGGCACGCCCGCGTCGTACGCCGCGCGCACCGTGTCGTAGCGGCGCTCGTGGAGCCGGTTCATGTGCGCGGCCCAGCGCGGGTACTTGGCCGCGCCGGGCGCGGCCAGCTGCGGGAAGGTGGCGATGTTGACGAGGGTCGGCACGATCGCGACACCGTGCTCGGCGAAGAGCGGGATGGTGTCCTCGGTGAGGCCCGTGGCGTGCTCGACGCAGTCGATGCCCGCCTCCACCAGATCGCGCAGCGCCACCTCGGCGAAGCAGTGCGCGGTGACCCGGGCGCCCAGCCGGTGCGCCTCGGCGATGGCAGCGTCGACGGCCTCGCGCGGCCAGCAGGCGGTCAGGTCGCCGGCGTCCCTGTCGATCCAGTCGCCGACGAGCTTGACCCACCCGTCACCGCGTGCCGCCTCCCGGGCGACGTACCCGACCAGCTCGTCGGGCTCGATCTCGTGGGCGAAGTTGCGGATGTAGCGGCGGGTGCGGGCGATGTGCCGGCCCGCCCTGATGATCTTCGGCAGGTCGGCGCGGTCGTCGGTCCACCGGGTGTCGGCGGGCGATCCCGCGTCGCGCAGCAGCAGCGCACCGGCGTCGCGGTCCTCGACGGCCTGCTTCTCGGTGGTCGCGGCGTCGACGGCGCCCGCGTGGTCGAGTCCGACATGGCAGTGCGCGTCGACCAGGCCGGGCAGCACCCAGCCGGTGACGGTACGCACGTCACGGGCGCCGGCCGGCCTGCTGTGCGTGATCCGGCCGCCCACCACCCACAGTTCGTCGCCGGTCTCCTCGGGGCCGAGGAGCACCCGCCCCTTCACGTGCAGCACCGTGTGATCACTCATGGGCAGCACTGTACGAGCCCGTGGGTACCCTCGATCAAGGAGTTCCGGACCCAGGACCGGCCCGACGCAGGATCGACCCGACACAGGACTGAAGAGAGCCATCGCCGTGACGCACCCGCTGCTCGACCTGCCCCCGCTGACCGCCGCGCACTTCGCCGCCATCGAGCGGCGGGTCGCCGCGCTGCTCGCCACCGAGCACGATGTGGTGATCACCCAGGGCGAGGCGCTGCTGCCGCTCGAAGGGTGTGTGCGGGGCGGTGCGCGGCCGGGGTCGACGGCGCTGAACGTGGTCACGGGACCCTACGGGCAGACCTTCGGCGACTGGCTGCGGGACTGCGGCGCCACGGTCGTCGACCTGACGGTCCCGTTCGACGAGGCGGTCACGCCCGCGCAGGTCGAGCGGGCGCTGGCGGCCCGCCCCGAGACGGACTTCGTCTCGCTGGTGCACGCGGAGGCGGCGACGGGCAACACCAACCCGGTCGCCGAGATCGGCGAGGTCGTCCGGGCGCACGGCGCGCTGTTCATGCTGGACGCCGTGGCGTCGGTCGCCGCCGAGCCGCTGCTGCCCGACGCGTGGGGCGTGGACCTGTGCGTGATCGGCGCGCAGAAGGCGATGGGCGGCCCGGCCGGGGTGTCGGCGGTGTCGGTGAGCGACCGTGCCTGGGAGCGGCTGGCCGCCAATCCGCAGGCGCCGCGCCGCTCGTACCTGTCGCTGCTGGACTGGAAGGAGCGGTGGATCGACACCGGCCGCAAGGCCCTGCCGCACGCGCCGGCGCAGCTGGAGATGCTGGCGCTCGAAGCGAGCCTGGAGCGGATCGAGGCCGCGGGGCTCGACACGGTGACCGCCCGGCACGCGCTCGCGGCGGCCGCGACCCGCGCGGGCACGCTGGCGCTGGGCGGCGGCCTCGCCCCGTACGTACGCGATCCGGCCGCCGCGGCGCCGGTGGCCACGACGCTGCGTACCCCTGCGGGGGTGGACGCGGCCGAGCTGGTGGGGAAGGTCCTGGCGGCCGGTCCCGCGCTGCCGGTCGTCGCGGGCGGCGGCGCGCTGGCCGGGGAGATGATCCGGGTCAACCACTACGGTCCTGACGCCACCCGGGAGACCGTGCTGTCCTGTCTCGACGCGCTGGGCGCCGCGCTCGCCGAGACGGGCGCCGACGTGGACAGGAAAGCCGCAGCGGATGCGGTCGCCGATATGTGGCGGTAGCATCCTGCAATTAAAGAACGCGTTAAAGTGCGAATACCGGAAGGTGTTTTACCCTGCGCAGTTTCCCGTATCCTTCTGCCCGCTTTTCATTCTCTTAAACGCTAAAGTTTCAACAGGATGATCAGCGGGTTTCGGACATGTCTCGCGGGCGTTACCCATATGTGACCGAGTCCACAGGTAGGACCGTTCTGACCAGGCATGTCCGACTAAATTACCCCAACCTGCCACCAGCGGCCCCCGGTGGTGGACCCCGTGCGTTAACACAACGACGGCGTTCGCCCAACCCCTGGCGACGATGCATCTTTTGAATTTGCTAGGTAAATTAAATCTGCATGACCCCCGCACAAGCAGACCTTGCAGGTGCCAGCAGCGAATTCGCCCATTCCTTCGGGATCGACACCCCACGAGTGGAGGACGGAGCCGCGCTCTGGCGCATCGCCCGCGACTCCGAGGTCCTCGACCTCAACTCCTCGTACAGCTACTTGCTGTGGTGTCGTGACTTCGCCACCACGTCCGTCGTCGCCCGCGACGACGGCGGAGACCCCGTCGCCTTCGTCACCGGATACATCCGGCCCGAACGGCCCAAGATCCTCGTCATCTGGCAGGTCGCCGTGGACGCGGCCCACCGGGGCAAGGGACTGGCGGGCACCCTCCTGGACGAGCTCACCGGCCGGGTCGCCAGGGAGCTGGGAATCACTTCGATCGAGACGACCGTGACCCCCGACAACACCGCTTCGGACCGGATGTTCACGGCCTACGCGGCGCGCCACGACGCGATCCTGGACCGGGAGGTGCTCTTCCACGGCGGGATGTTCCCCGACGAGGGACACCAGCCCGAGGTGCTCTACCGCATCGGTCCCCTCTCGTTCTGAGCCGCGGTTCCGGTCACCTGTGACCCTGTGTGACCAGGACCGCACCGAGCCATGCCCCGCGCCCGCCCGACCACCACCGGGCGCGTTCGCTCCGACTTCCCTCACTCTCCGTTCACCCCATCGGCAGGAGACTCCTGTGACCATCACCCCGCCCGCCCTGAGCGTCTTCGAGACCCTTGAGTCCGAGGTGCGCAGCTACTGCCGCGGCTGGCCCGCCGTGTTCGACCGCGCGCAGGGCAGCCGACTCACCGACGAGGACGGTCATAGCTACCTCGACTTCTTCGCCGGCGCCGGATCACTCAACTACGGCCACAACAACCCGGTACTCAAACGGGCGCTCATCGACTACATCGAACGGGACGGCATCACGCACGGCCTCGACATGGCGACGACCGCCAAACGGGCCTTTCTGGAGTCGTTCCAGAACGTGGTGCTGCGCCCGCGCGACCTCCCGTACAAGGTCATGTTCCCCGGCCCGACCGGCACCAACGCGGTCGAGTCGGCGCTGAAGCTGGCCCGCAAGGTCAAGGGCCGCGAGTCGATCGTCTCGTTCACCAACGCCTTCCACGGCATGTCGCTCGGCTCGCTCGCCGTCACCGGCAACGCGTTCAAGCGGGCGGGGGCCGGGATCCCGCTGGTGCACGGCACGCCGATGCCGTTCGACCACTACCTGGACGACCGGACCCCCGACTTCCTCTGGTTCGAGCGGCTGCTGGAGGACCAGGGCTCCGGGCTGAACAAACCGGCCGCCGTGATCGTCGAGACGGTCCAGGGCGAGGGCGGCATCAATGTCGCGCGCCCCGAGTGGCTGCGTGAGCTGGCTGCCCTGTGCCAACGGCAGGACATGCTGCTGATCGTCGACGACATCCAGATGGGCTGCGGCCGTACCGGTGCCTTCTTCTCCTTCGAGGAGGCGGGCATCACACCGGACATCGTGACGCTTTCGAAGTCCATCAG is from Streptomyces sp. NBC_00370 and encodes:
- the ectA gene encoding diaminobutyrate acetyltransferase, whose translation is MTPAQADLAGASSEFAHSFGIDTPRVEDGAALWRIARDSEVLDLNSSYSYLLWCRDFATTSVVARDDGGDPVAFVTGYIRPERPKILVIWQVAVDAAHRGKGLAGTLLDELTGRVARELGITSIETTVTPDNTASDRMFTAYAARHDAILDREVLFHGGMFPDEGHQPEVLYRIGPLSF
- a CDS encoding SCO1860 family LAETG-anchored protein; protein product: MNSNTFSLPARRCAAVAAAVALTAGPVLLAAPAQATGVEGDGSASASVLRTSLDVSLLNKTVDVPLNASLNEVKAPASADKTALSVELDGVDKGKAFSVLRADVATSKATVDEHKAEGYANLAHAKVHVPGLPLLSLIEVQQVTSKAVCAVGEKPTAESNLLGDVTVLGKRVTVSAGGPTRVSVPGVGEVTLDLSKTRTTSRTAAATALALNVSVNPLKLNVADVQGSLTIAEATCETPDEPEEAAPEPAKAEEEAQPDLKPQSAAAPENLAETGGSSKTPYLAGGAAVLLAAGGTALALARARARR
- a CDS encoding pyridoxal-phosphate-dependent aminotransferase family protein — encoded protein: MTHPLLDLPPLTAAHFAAIERRVAALLATEHDVVITQGEALLPLEGCVRGGARPGSTALNVVTGPYGQTFGDWLRDCGATVVDLTVPFDEAVTPAQVERALAARPETDFVSLVHAEAATGNTNPVAEIGEVVRAHGALFMLDAVASVAAEPLLPDAWGVDLCVIGAQKAMGGPAGVSAVSVSDRAWERLAANPQAPRRSYLSLLDWKERWIDTGRKALPHAPAQLEMLALEASLERIEAAGLDTVTARHALAAAATRAGTLALGGGLAPYVRDPAAAAPVATTLRTPAGVDAAELVGKVLAAGPALPVVAGGGALAGEMIRVNHYGPDATRETVLSCLDALGAALAETGADVDRKAAADAVADMWR
- the ectB gene encoding diaminobutyrate--2-oxoglutarate transaminase, whose amino-acid sequence is MTITPPALSVFETLESEVRSYCRGWPAVFDRAQGSRLTDEDGHSYLDFFAGAGSLNYGHNNPVLKRALIDYIERDGITHGLDMATTAKRAFLESFQNVVLRPRDLPYKVMFPGPTGTNAVESALKLARKVKGRESIVSFTNAFHGMSLGSLAVTGNAFKRAGAGIPLVHGTPMPFDHYLDDRTPDFLWFERLLEDQGSGLNKPAAVIVETVQGEGGINVARPEWLRELAALCQRQDMLLIVDDIQMGCGRTGAFFSFEEAGITPDIVTLSKSISGYGLPMSLCLFNPELDIWEPGEHNGTFRGNNPAFVTAAAALNTYWADGQMEKQTIARGEQVEQALAAICAENAEETVEFRGRGLVWGLEFADKSRASAVCARAFKLGLLLETSGPQSEVVKLLPPLTVTPDELDEGLRTLERAVRETA
- a CDS encoding amidohydrolase family protein is translated as MLHVKGRVLLGPEETGDELWVVGGRITHSRPAGARDVRTVTGWVLPGLVDAHCHVGLDHAGAVDAATTEKQAVEDRDAGALLLRDAGSPADTRWTDDRADLPKIIRAGRHIARTRRYIRNFAHEIEPDELVGYVAREAARGDGWVKLVGDWIDRDAGDLTACWPREAVDAAIAEAHRLGARVTAHCFAEVALRDLVEAGIDCVEHATGLTEDTIPLFAEHGVAIVPTLVNIATFPQLAAPGAAKYPRWAAHMNRLHERRYDTVRAAYDAGVPVFVGTDAGGSLAHGLVAAEVAELVKAGIPALDALSATAWAARRWLGRPVLEEGAPADLVVYDEDPRADVRVLAAPRRIVLDGHVVR